From one Microbacterium aurum genomic stretch:
- the rpmD gene encoding 50S ribosomal protein L30, with product MAARLKVTQVKSKVSEKQNQRDTLRSLGLKRIGDSVVRPDDAQTRGYVKTVAHLVKVEEID from the coding sequence ATGGCTGCGCGCCTCAAGGTGACCCAGGTCAAGTCCAAGGTGAGCGAGAAGCAGAACCAGCGTGACACGCTGCGTTCGCTGGGTCTCAAGCGGATCGGCGACTCCGTCGTCCGTCCCGACGACGCGCAGACGCGCGGCTACGTCAAGACCGTCGCGCACCTCGTCAAGGTTGAGGAGATCGACTGA
- the rpsE gene encoding 30S ribosomal protein S5 produces the protein MSDATTQNVENEVTEQATEGTTAQTAAAEAPVEREREPRRGGRERSQTRDRGSRDAEKSQFLERVVTINRVSKVVKGGRRFSFTALVVVGDGNGLVGVGYGKAREVPLAISKGVEEAKRNFFRVPRAGSTIPHPVQGEAAAGVVLLRPAAAGTGVIAGGPVRAVLECAGIHDVLSKSLGSSNTINIVHATVEALKQLEEPRAVAARRGLDFDQVAPARLIRAEADALAAAKGGA, from the coding sequence GTGAGCGATGCAACTACTCAGAATGTGGAGAACGAAGTGACCGAACAGGCCACTGAGGGTACGACCGCGCAGACGGCAGCCGCTGAGGCGCCCGTCGAGCGCGAGCGTGAGCCGCGCCGCGGTGGCCGCGAGCGCAGCCAGACCCGCGACCGCGGGTCGCGCGACGCCGAGAAGAGCCAGTTCCTCGAGCGCGTCGTGACGATCAACCGCGTGTCCAAGGTCGTCAAGGGCGGTCGCCGCTTCAGCTTCACGGCGCTTGTCGTCGTGGGTGACGGCAACGGTCTGGTCGGCGTCGGCTACGGCAAGGCGCGTGAGGTCCCGCTCGCCATCTCGAAGGGTGTCGAAGAGGCCAAGCGCAACTTCTTCCGGGTTCCCCGTGCCGGCTCCACCATCCCGCACCCGGTGCAGGGTGAGGCCGCTGCCGGCGTCGTGCTGCTGCGTCCGGCTGCCGCCGGTACCGGTGTCATCGCCGGTGGTCCGGTGCGTGCCGTGCTCGAGTGCGCCGGCATCCACGACGTGCTCTCGAAGTCCCTCGGCTCGTCCAACACGATCAACATCGTGCACGCGACCGTCGAGGCGCTCAAGCAGCTCGAGGAGCCCCGTGCGGTCGCCGCTCGTCGCGGTCTCGACTTCGACCAGGTGGCTCCTGCCCGTCTGATCCGTGCCGAGGCCGACGCCCTGGCCGCTGCAAAGGGAGGTGCCTGA
- the rplR gene encoding 50S ribosomal protein L18: MAVKSKSDARTRRHLRLRKKVVGTEARPRLVVTRSARHVFVQLVDDSKGHTVASASTLEADLRTFDGDKTAKARKVGELVAERAKAAGVSDVVFDRGGNRYAGRVAAIAEGAREGGLNL; this comes from the coding sequence ATGGCTGTCAAGTCGAAGAGCGACGCACGCACGCGTCGTCACCTCCGCCTTCGCAAGAAGGTCGTGGGCACCGAGGCGCGTCCGCGCCTGGTCGTCACCCGCTCGGCCCGCCACGTCTTCGTCCAGCTGGTCGACGACAGCAAGGGTCACACCGTGGCATCCGCGTCGACCCTCGAGGCCGACCTGCGCACGTTCGACGGTGACAAGACCGCCAAGGCCCGCAAGGTCGGCGAGCTCGTCGCCGAGCGTGCGAAGGCCGCCGGCGTCTCGGACGTCGTGTTCGACCGCGGTGGCAACCGCTACGCGGGCCGTGTCGCAGCGATCGCCGAAGGCGCCCGCGAGGGAGGTCTGAACCTGTGA
- the rplF gene encoding 50S ribosomal protein L6, translated as MSRIGRLPIDIPAGVTVSVDGQDVAVKGPKGELVLTVAKPIEVKVEEGQVLVTRPDDERESRSLHGLTRTLINNNIIGVTQGYTKGLEVVGTGYRVAQKGTAVEFALGFSHPVLVEAPAGITLTVEGNNKLTVSGISKQAVGEAAANIRKIRKPEPYKGKGVRYAGEVVRRKAGKAGK; from the coding sequence ATGTCGCGTATCGGACGTCTTCCCATCGACATCCCCGCCGGCGTCACCGTTTCGGTGGACGGCCAGGATGTCGCCGTCAAGGGCCCGAAGGGTGAGCTCGTGCTCACCGTCGCCAAGCCCATCGAGGTCAAGGTCGAGGAGGGCCAGGTTCTGGTCACCCGTCCCGACGACGAGCGCGAGTCGCGCTCGCTGCACGGCCTGACCCGCACGCTCATCAACAACAACATCATCGGCGTGACCCAGGGCTACACCAAGGGCCTCGAGGTCGTCGGCACCGGTTACCGCGTCGCGCAGAAGGGCACGGCGGTCGAGTTCGCACTCGGCTTCTCGCACCCGGTGCTCGTCGAGGCGCCGGCCGGCATCACGCTGACCGTCGAGGGCAACAACAAGCTCACCGTCAGCGGCATCTCCAAGCAGGCCGTCGGTGAGGCCGCCGCGAACATCCGCAAGATCCGCAAGCCCGAGCCGTACAAGGGCAAGGGTGTGCGCTACGCGGGCGAGGTCGTTCGCCGCAAGGCCGGAAAGGCTGGTAAGTAA
- the rpsH gene encoding 30S ribosomal protein S8, producing the protein MTMTDPVADMLTRLRNANSAHHDSVSLPSSKLKTHIAEILQQEGYISSWEVSDARVGQTLTLNLKYGPNRERSIAGIKRVSKPGLRVYAKSTELPTVLGGLGIAILSTSSGLLTDRQAEQKGVGGEVLAYVW; encoded by the coding sequence ATGACGATGACAGACCCGGTCGCTGACATGCTGACCCGTCTGCGCAACGCGAACTCGGCGCACCACGACTCCGTGTCGCTGCCGAGCTCCAAGCTCAAGACCCACATCGCCGAGATCCTCCAGCAGGAGGGCTACATCTCGTCGTGGGAGGTCTCCGACGCTCGCGTCGGCCAGACCCTCACGCTGAACCTCAAGTACGGCCCGAACCGCGAGCGGTCGATCGCCGGCATCAAGCGCGTCTCCAAGCCGGGTCTGCGCGTCTACGCGAAGTCCACCGAGCTCCCCACCGTCCTCGGCGGCCTGGGCATCGCGATCCTGTCCACCTCCTCCGGTCTTCTCACCGACCGTCAGGCCGAGCAGAAGGGCGTGGGTGGGGAAGTCCTCGCCTACGTGTGGTGA
- the rplE gene encoding 50S ribosomal protein L5, producing MSTTTALEAGKIQPRLKAKYQTEIKKALQEEFGYANVMQIPGIVKVVVNTGVGEAARDSKVIDGAVDDLTKITGQKPVVTKARKSIAQFKLREGQAIGAHVTLRGDRAWEFLDRLVNLALPRIRDFRGLSPKQFDGNGNYTFGLQEQSVFHEINQDKIDRVRGFDITVVTTAKTDAEGRSLLRQLGFPFKTDDAQA from the coding sequence ATGAGCACCACCACTGCCCTCGAGGCTGGCAAAATCCAGCCCCGTCTGAAGGCGAAGTACCAGACCGAGATCAAGAAGGCCCTGCAGGAAGAGTTCGGCTACGCCAACGTCATGCAGATCCCCGGGATCGTCAAGGTCGTCGTGAACACCGGTGTCGGCGAGGCTGCTCGCGACTCCAAGGTGATCGACGGCGCGGTCGACGACCTCACCAAGATCACCGGCCAGAAGCCGGTCGTCACGAAGGCCCGCAAGTCCATCGCGCAGTTCAAGCTGCGCGAGGGCCAGGCCATCGGCGCGCACGTCACCCTCCGCGGCGACCGTGCGTGGGAGTTCCTCGACCGTCTGGTGAACCTCGCCCTGCCCCGCATCCGCGACTTCCGCGGCCTGTCGCCGAAGCAGTTCGACGGCAACGGCAACTACACGTTCGGTCTGCAGGAGCAGTCGGTCTTCCACGAGATCAACCAGGACAAGATCGACCGCGTCCGCGGCTTCGACATCACGGTCGTCACGACCGCGAAGACGGATGCCGAGGGCCGCTCGCTGCTCCGCCAGCTGGGCTTCCCGTTCAAGACGGACGACGCTCAGGCCTGA
- the rplX gene encoding 50S ribosomal protein L24: MAKIKKGDLVQVITGKKQDKGGDRGKQGKVLDVLVESNRVIVEGVNYVTKHNRVGQSQRGTKTGGIETMEAPIHISNVALVDPSTKKPTRVGHRVEEQTKDGVKRNVRVRYAKKSGKDL; encoded by the coding sequence ATGGCCAAGATCAAGAAGGGTGACCTCGTTCAGGTCATCACTGGCAAGAAGCAGGACAAGGGCGGCGACCGCGGCAAGCAGGGCAAGGTTCTCGACGTTCTCGTCGAGTCGAACCGTGTCATCGTCGAGGGCGTCAACTACGTCACCAAGCACAACCGCGTCGGCCAGTCGCAGCGCGGCACCAAGACGGGCGGCATCGAGACGATGGAAGCCCCGATCCACATCTCCAACGTCGCCCTCGTCGACCCCTCGACCAAGAAGCCGACCCGTGTCGGTCACCGCGTCGAGGAGCAGACGAAGGACGGCGTGAAGCGCAACGTCCGCGTGCGCTACGCGAAGAAGAGCGGTAAGGACCTCTGA
- the rplN gene encoding 50S ribosomal protein L14, translating into MIQTESRLKVADNTGAKELLTIRVLGGSNRRYAGLGDIIVATVKDAIPGGNVKKGDVVKAVVVRTVKQTRRADGSYIKFDENAAVILKNDGEPRGTRIFGPVGRELRDKKFMKIVSLAPEVI; encoded by the coding sequence ATGATCCAGACTGAGTCCCGCCTCAAGGTCGCCGACAACACCGGCGCCAAGGAGCTGCTCACGATCCGCGTGCTCGGTGGTTCCAACCGCCGCTACGCCGGACTGGGCGACATCATCGTGGCGACCGTCAAGGACGCGATCCCCGGCGGCAACGTCAAGAAGGGCGACGTGGTCAAGGCCGTCGTCGTCCGCACCGTCAAGCAGACCCGTCGTGCCGACGGTTCCTACATCAAGTTCGACGAGAACGCCGCCGTCATCCTGAAGAACGACGGGGAGCCCCGCGGCACCCGCATCTTCGGCCCGGTCGGCCGTGAGCTTCGCGACAAGAAGTTCATGAAGATCGTCTCGCTCGCACCGGAGGTGATCTGA
- the rpsQ gene encoding 30S ribosomal protein S17: MAETTEKKAPAKKAPAKKAAAAAADAVVEAPVEAGHEHAAHDVRDADARGYRKSRRGYVVSDKMDKTIVVEVEDRVKHPLYGKVIRRTSKVKAHDEQNTAGIGDLVLINETRPLSATKRWRLVEILEKAK; the protein is encoded by the coding sequence ATGGCTGAGACCACTGAGAAGAAGGCTCCCGCCAAGAAGGCGCCCGCGAAGAAGGCTGCCGCCGCTGCGGCGGACGCCGTCGTCGAGGCTCCGGTCGAGGCCGGCCACGAGCACGCCGCTCACGACGTCCGCGACGCGGACGCCCGTGGCTACCGCAAGTCGCGCCGCGGCTACGTCGTCAGCGACAAGATGGACAAGACCATCGTCGTCGAAGTCGAGGACCGCGTGAAGCACCCGCTCTACGGCAAGGTCATCCGTCGCACGTCGAAGGTCAAGGCCCACGACGAGCAGAACACCGCCGGCATCGGCGACCTCGTTCTCATCAACGAGACCCGGCCGCTCAGCGCCACCAAGCGGTGGCGCCTGGTCGAGATCCTCGAGAAGGCGAAGTAA
- the rpmC gene encoding 50S ribosomal protein L29 codes for MAVGTKTLAPSELDTFEDQRLVEELRKAKEELFNLRFQSATGQLESHGRIRAVKRDIARLYTVIRERELGIRATPAPVEVAPKAKKKATKKADAADDAAAKEEAE; via the coding sequence ATGGCTGTCGGAACCAAGACGCTCGCACCCAGCGAGCTGGACACGTTCGAGGACCAGCGCCTCGTCGAAGAGCTGCGCAAGGCCAAGGAAGAGCTGTTCAACCTGCGCTTCCAGTCGGCCACCGGCCAGCTCGAGAGCCACGGCCGCATCCGTGCGGTCAAGCGCGACATCGCGCGGCTGTACACCGTGATCCGTGAGCGCGAGCTCGGCATCCGTGCCACGCCCGCGCCCGTCGAGGTCGCGCCCAAGGCGAAGAAGAAGGCGACGAAGAAGGCGGATGCCGCCGATGACGCTGCCGCGAAGGAAGAGGCCGAGTGA
- the rplP gene encoding 50S ribosomal protein L16, whose protein sequence is MLIPRKVKYRKQHHPGRSGQATGGTKVSFGEFGIQALTPAYVTNRQIESARIAMTRHIKRGGKVWINIYPDRPLTKKPAETRMGSGKGSPEWWVANVKPGRVLFEVAGVNEQLAREALTRAIHKLPLKARIIKREEGDA, encoded by the coding sequence ATGCTTATCCCCCGCAAGGTCAAGTACCGCAAGCAGCACCACCCGGGTCGCTCGGGCCAGGCCACCGGCGGCACGAAGGTCTCCTTCGGCGAGTTCGGCATCCAGGCGCTGACCCCCGCGTACGTGACGAACCGTCAGATCGAGTCCGCTCGTATCGCGATGACGCGTCACATCAAGCGTGGCGGCAAGGTGTGGATCAACATCTACCCCGACCGTCCGCTGACCAAGAAGCCGGCCGAAACCCGCATGGGTTCCGGTAAGGGTTCGCCGGAGTGGTGGGTCGCCAACGTCAAGCCGGGTCGCGTCCTGTTCGAGGTCGCCGGTGTCAACGAGCAGCTCGCTCGTGAGGCGCTGACCCGTGCAATCCACAAGCTGCCGCTGAAGGCACGCATCATCAAGCGCGAGGAGGGCGACGCGTAA
- the rpsC gene encoding 30S ribosomal protein S3 produces MGQKVNPYGFRLGITTDHVSRWFSDSTKPGQRYADYVAEDIKIRKLLQTQLDRAGVSGIEIERTRDRVRVDIHTARPGIVIGRRGAEAERIRADLEKLTGKQIQLNILEVKNPEADAQLVAQGIAEQLSARVAFRRAMRKGLQGAQRAGAKGIRIQVSGRLGGAEMSRSEFYREGRVPLHTLRANIDYGFYEAKTTFGRIGVKVWIYKGDLTAKELAREQANQKPARDRGDRPRRGPRNEAPVAEGASA; encoded by the coding sequence ATGGGACAGAAGGTCAACCCGTACGGCTTCCGCCTCGGCATCACCACGGACCACGTGTCGCGTTGGTTCTCCGACTCCACGAAGCCGGGCCAGCGTTACGCCGACTACGTGGCCGAGGACATCAAGATCCGCAAGCTCCTGCAGACGCAGCTCGACCGCGCCGGCGTGTCCGGCATCGAGATCGAGCGCACCCGTGACCGCGTCCGCGTCGACATCCACACCGCCCGTCCGGGCATCGTGATCGGTCGCCGTGGCGCCGAGGCCGAGCGCATCCGCGCCGACCTCGAGAAGCTCACCGGCAAGCAGATCCAGCTGAACATCCTCGAGGTCAAGAACCCCGAGGCCGACGCCCAGCTCGTCGCACAGGGCATCGCCGAGCAGCTCTCCGCACGTGTGGCGTTCCGCCGCGCGATGCGCAAGGGCCTGCAGGGCGCCCAGCGCGCCGGTGCCAAGGGCATCCGCATCCAGGTCTCCGGCCGTCTCGGCGGCGCCGAGATGAGCCGTTCGGAGTTCTACCGCGAAGGCCGTGTGCCCCTGCACACGCTCCGCGCGAACATCGACTACGGCTTCTACGAGGCCAAGACCACCTTCGGCCGCATCGGCGTGAAGGTCTGGATCTACAAGGGCGACCTGACGGCCAAGGAGCTCGCGCGCGAGCAGGCCAACCAGAAGCCCGCTCGTGACCGGGGCGACCGTCCCCGTCGTGGCCCCCGCAACGAGGCCCCCGTCGCAGAAGGAGCATCGGCATAA
- the rplV gene encoding 50S ribosomal protein L22, which produces MVDSIARVKHIRVTPQKARRVVALIKGKQAQEALAILKFAPQSASEPIYKLVAAAVANARVKADKDGEFLDEQDLYVRNAYVDEGTTLKRFQPRAQGRAFQIKKRTSHITVELATPEVADASTGSATAAKKKASK; this is translated from the coding sequence ATGGTGGATTCCATCGCACGCGTCAAGCACATTCGCGTGACCCCTCAGAAGGCTCGTCGTGTCGTCGCGCTCATCAAGGGCAAGCAGGCTCAGGAGGCCCTGGCCATCCTGAAGTTCGCGCCCCAGAGTGCCAGCGAGCCGATCTACAAGCTCGTTGCCGCTGCGGTCGCCAACGCCCGCGTGAAGGCGGACAAGGACGGCGAGTTCCTGGACGAGCAGGACCTGTACGTGCGCAACGCGTACGTCGACGAGGGCACGACGCTGAAGCGTTTCCAGCCCCGCGCTCAGGGCCGCGCGTTCCAGATCAAGAAGCGCACGAGCCACATCACCGTCGAGCTCGCGACCCCCGAGGTCGCCGATGCGTCGACGGGCTCAGCAACCGCTGCTAAGAAGAAGGCGAGCAAGTAA
- the rpsS gene encoding 30S ribosomal protein S19, with translation MPRSLKKGPFVDEHLLRKVVVQNEAGTKNVIKTWSRRSMIIPAMLGHTIAVHDGRKHIPVFVSETMVGHKLGEFAPTRTFRGHEKDDKKGRRR, from the coding sequence ATGCCTCGCAGCCTTAAGAAGGGCCCCTTCGTCGACGAGCACCTGCTTCGCAAGGTGGTCGTCCAGAACGAAGCCGGCACCAAGAACGTCATCAAGACCTGGTCGCGCCGTTCGATGATCATCCCGGCCATGCTGGGTCACACGATCGCCGTGCACGACGGACGCAAGCACATCCCCGTGTTCGTGTCCGAGACCATGGTCGGCCACAAGCTGGGCGAGTTCGCGCCCACCCGCACCTTCCGCGGCCACGAGAAGGACGACAAGAAGGGCCGCCGCCGCTGA
- the rplB gene encoding 50S ribosomal protein L2: MAIRKYKPTTPGRRGSSVADFAEITRSTPEKSLLRPLSKTGGRNNQGRITTRHIGGGHKRQYRVIDFRRNDKDGVNAKVAHIEYDPNRTARIALLHYVDGEKRYILAPNKLAQGDIVESGASADIKPGNNLPLKNIPTGTVIHAIELRPGGGAKIARSAGVSVRLVAKDGPYAQLRLPSGEIRNVDARCRATIGEVGNAEQSNINWGKAGRKRWKGVRPTVRGVAMNPVDHPHGGGEGKTSGGRHPVSPWGQAEGRTRHPNKESDKYIVRRRNAGKKRK, encoded by the coding sequence ATGGCTATTCGCAAGTACAAGCCCACGACCCCCGGTCGTCGCGGTTCGTCGGTGGCCGACTTCGCCGAGATCACCCGATCGACGCCCGAGAAGTCGCTGCTGCGCCCGCTGTCGAAGACCGGTGGCCGCAACAACCAGGGCCGCATCACCACCCGTCACATCGGTGGCGGTCACAAGCGTCAGTACCGCGTCATCGACTTCCGTCGCAATGACAAGGACGGCGTGAACGCCAAGGTCGCTCACATCGAGTACGACCCCAACCGCACCGCGCGCATCGCGCTGCTGCACTACGTCGACGGCGAGAAGCGCTACATCCTGGCGCCGAACAAGCTGGCGCAGGGCGACATCGTCGAGTCGGGTGCCTCGGCCGACATCAAGCCGGGCAACAACCTGCCGCTGAAGAACATCCCCACCGGTACCGTCATCCACGCCATCGAGCTCCGCCCCGGCGGCGGCGCGAAGATCGCGCGGTCGGCCGGTGTGTCGGTGCGTCTCGTCGCCAAGGACGGCCCCTACGCGCAGCTGCGTCTGCCCTCGGGCGAGATCCGCAACGTCGACGCGCGCTGCCGCGCCACGATCGGCGAGGTCGGCAACGCCGAGCAGTCGAACATCAACTGGGGCAAGGCCGGCCGCAAGCGCTGGAAGGGCGTGCGCCCGACCGTCCGCGGTGTCGCGATGAACCCCGTCGACCACCCGCACGGTGGTGGCGAGGGCAAGACGTCCGGTGGACGTCACCCCGTCTCTCCTTGGGGCCAGGCTGAGGGTCGTACCCGCCACCCCAACAAGGAAAGCGACAAGTACATCGTCCGCCGTCGCAACGCCGGCAAGAAGCGCAAGTAG
- the rplW gene encoding 50S ribosomal protein L23, with protein sequence MSTANIAVNKDPRDVILKPVVSEKSYGLIDEGKYTFLVDPRASKTEIKLAIEKIFGVKVAAVNTLNRAGKARRTRFGTGKRKDTKRAIVTLKSGTIDIFTAVG encoded by the coding sequence ATGAGCACCGCGAACATCGCCGTCAACAAGGACCCGCGCGACGTCATCCTGAAGCCGGTCGTCTCGGAGAAGAGCTACGGGCTCATCGACGAGGGCAAGTACACGTTCCTCGTGGACCCCCGCGCCTCCAAGACCGAGATCAAGCTCGCGATCGAGAAGATCTTCGGCGTCAAGGTCGCCGCGGTGAACACGCTCAACCGCGCGGGCAAGGCCCGTCGCACCCGCTTCGGCACCGGCAAGCGCAAGGACACCAAGCGCGCCATCGTCACGCTGAAGTCGGGCACCATCGACATCTTCACGGCCGTCGGCTGA